In Euphorbia lathyris chromosome 9, ddEupLath1.1, whole genome shotgun sequence, the following are encoded in one genomic region:
- the LOC136206999 gene encoding WAT1-related protein At1g09380 — translation MDVVNDFLPFLAMVIVQFGFAGMNITSKLAMDSGMKPLVLVSYRQLFATIVMVPFAYFFEWKTRPKLTKQILLEIFICSLTGVTGNQVLYFIGLENSTPTIGCALTNILPAVTFILAVLLRQEKVGIKKISGQAKLTGTIICVAGAMVLSFYHGPVVNIGESSIHWKYADQSGSTSSTSKSSFILGPVFIMFSAVSWAIWFTVQAKVSDKFPAPYTSTLLMCFMGSIQCVAIGVGANHTLSQWSLRDPGRLVAALYAAVVCSAVAFSLTSWSIQKKGALYVSVFSPLLLVIVAVLSWALLREKLFTGTVIGSVMIVGGLYAVLWGKDKEMKMKLEELNFDAVKQGGKEEKFDIELQQPANLICNGHPK, via the exons ATGGATGTGGTGAATGATTTCTTGCCATTCTTGGCAATGGTGATAGTGCAATTTGGATTTGCAGGGATGAACATAACCTCTAAGCTTGCTATGGATTCAGGAATGAAACCTCTTGTTCTTGTTTCTTACAGACAACTCTTTGCCACCATTGTTATGGTCCCTTTTGCCTATTTCTTTGAGTG GAAAACTAGGCCCAAGCTTACCAAGCAAATATTATTGGAGATTTTCATATGTTCTCTTACTGg GGTAACAGGAAATCAAGTACTCTACTTTATTGGGCTAGAAAATTCCACTCCAACAATTGGATGTGCTCTCACCAATATCCTCCCTGCAGTCACTTTCATTCTTGCTGTCCTTCTCAG ACAAGAAAAAGtgggaataaaaaaaatatcagggCAAGCAAAGCTGACGGGGACAATAATATGCGTAGCAGGAGCAATGGTGTTGTCGTTTTACCATGGGCCGGTGGTGAATATTGGAGAATCAAGCATTCACTGGAAATATGCAGACCAAAGTGGATCTACTAGTTCTACTTCTAAATCCAGTTTCATTTTGGGCCCGGTTTTTATTATGTTCAGTGCTGTTTCTTGGGCTATTTGGTTCACAGTCCAG GCAAAAGTAAGTGATAAATTCCCAGCTCCATACACAAGCACCTTGCTTATGTGTTTCATGGGCAGCATTCAATGTGTGGCGATTGGTGTAGGAGCAAATCACACTTTATCGCAATGGTCATTAAGAGATCCCGGCAGGCTTGTTGCCGCTCTTTACGCT GCAGTAGTATGTTCTGCTGTAGCATTCTCCCTGACTTCTTGGAGCATTCAAAAGAAGGGAGCACTCTATGTCTCAGTCTTCAGCCCTTTGTTGCTTGTTATCGTGGCCGTACTCAGTTGGGCATTGCTTCGGGAGAAATTATTCACCGGAAC TGTTATAGGATCAGTGATGATCGTTGGGGGACTTTACGCGGTTTTGTGGGGGAAAGACaaagagatgaaaatgaaattggAGGAATTGAATTTTGACGCTGTTAAACAAGGCGGGAAAGAAGAGAAATTTGACATTGAATTGCAACAACCTGCAAATTTAATTTGTAACGGTCATCCTAAAT